Below is a window of Candidatus Dependentiae bacterium DNA.
AAAACTGAATACGGCATTTCTGGTTTGGTTGTAGCACTGTAAATAAAAAGAAGCCCAATGCTCATAAGAATAAGCATAAGGCCAAAACTTATCCAATCAAAATAACGTATTGAGCGACGAATAGCTTGCAATAATTCGGTCATCCTGTTCTCCAAGAAAAAGAGCTAACAGGTGTAAGCGTAGAGAAAATTAAAAAAAAATTCACGAGTATTTTGCAAAAATACAAAATACATTTTTGTATTCAGTCTGATGAATGGTTAATTTTTCAGAAACATGGATTCTGGAAGTGTGGACAATTGAATCACATTGCACTCTTCAGGAGATGCAAGGAGAGCAAAGTAATCAGATTTGTATTCGCGCTTAATCATTTCATCGCAGATTGCGCTATAATAAAGCTTGAAAAGATCAATGGCTTCAACTTCAATTTCAAATGCGAGAGCGTCAAACTGATTTTTTCCTGAATGCAATTGGTGTAGGCATTCGTCCAGTTCTGAAAAAAGATCGCGTTGAACTTTTTCGATTGCGTACGCATTATGAGAATTTTGGTTTGTTTCCATATTCGTTTTAAGCAGTTTAAAAGAATCGGCAAGCTCGTGCAATTTTTGTGATTCATCAGCATAACGACTTTGTGCTTTAGAAAGCAGCTCTATTATTTTTTCTCTTTTTTTATTTGCTGCGGTTGTTACAACACTCGTTGCATGTTCTGCGCACGAAACGAAAATAGCTGCAAGCCTTTTATTTGAATGACGCATTAGATTATCAACTAATCTCGCATGGACATCGATAACGGTCTTGCTGATAGGTTGAAGCATTTTTAAGTTATCTATCGCAATTTTAAGACTTTCAATTCCGACATTGTCCACATTAAAACCTGCCCGCGCCTGCTTTTCAGCTAAAATCGCAAACGTTGTCAAAATAGTTGCATACGTGCGGTAGGCTTGTTGAGTTTCTGCTCGGTAGATCGAAAAAAAAATTACGTTAGCAAGAAGTTGTATCTCTTCTTTGCTGAATGAACTATTAATCCAGATATCTTTTTGAATTATAGGCTTCAATTCATCCAGTGAACTTATGCTTGCTTGCGAAAAAAAGGATGCGCCAAGAGACAGTAGAAAAGCGAGAGAGAATAGAAATGAGTTTTTCATGAAGGAAGCATCTACTAAAAAAATGGTCGGGGTGGCCAGACTCGAACTGGCAACCCCTCGCTCCCAAAGCGAGTGCGCTATCCAATTGCGCCACACCCCGACATACGATTTTTGATGTAAAAGAAGTGTATCTATTTTTTATACTCTATGCAAGCAGAAACTGTGCAAATTCGTCATAGTTTTAATGAATTTCTAAACTACTTGTTATTAGATTTATTTGCATATCAATAATAGGCCTTATTGTTGATTCATGCGTTGAATATACCGTATTGCCACATGAAATAGCATCATTGTTTGGCAGTTTATAGCTCGCAAATGTCGCGTTAATTTTGACGTTGGTAGGAATTAACGGATTTGTAATAACTTTGATCGAGCTGCAAAAAGAGTCGATGATTATTGTATGTGGAATTTCTGGATCAAACGCTCGCAGATCAATTGTTAGGCTGCTAAAGCCGATTCGATAATTTTTCTCTTTGCTTTGATGCGATATTGTTGAGCTTGAAAACCAAGTGGCCGAAGGGTTAATTTCGTTGGTCTTGAAGGTGCTAATAATCGAAAACCCTAAATAAATCAGAAGGCCGCCAAAGAGTATTCGGATTATAGGCAAATCGATACCAAGAAGCGCTTTTAATAATACTGAAATACCAAAAATAATGAGAAGGGTGCCCCACAAGAGCTCGGAGGTTAAAAGTGCTTTCACGAGATGTATCCTTTATTAAATGAGCATTGAAATGCCAAGCGCTATAAGGATAACGCCAGGAAGGAATCGCATTGGTAAATCGATGCCGGCAGATTTTAAAATCATTGACCCGCCGATAGCGATAAGAATTGAACCTGAAAAAAAGCTTGAGTTCATAGATAACTTCTTAGAATGGGGTGAATGGTGGGGATCGAACCCACGGCCACCAGAGCCACAACCTGGTGCTCTACCAACTGAGCTACATTCACCATTAATGTAGACAAAAGTATACGAGTTTTCGGGCAAAATGCAAATTTTTAGAAAAAAAGGAGGGCCACTCATTTAGTTTCGTAAGAGGCGGGCGTTTTGCTTTTTTCCCCAAGACGTGTTATTTTGAATAGATGCGGATTTTGAAAGAATTTGATAATCGCAATTTGAATTTGGTGGTGGGTTATGAAACAGTCAGATAAGAAAATAGAGCAAAAAGAGCGCAAATCGACCGAATGGATTATTATTCGCGGTGCCCGCGAGCATAATCTAAAGAATGTTGATGTCGAGATTCCAAAAAATAAATTAACGGTAATTACGGGTCCATCAGGATCTGGCAAAAGCTCCTTAGCTTTGGACGTTTTGTATACTGAAGGTAAACGGCGCTACATGGAATCGCTTTCTTCTTATGCACGCCAGTTTTTAGGGATAGCAAAAAAGCCTGAATTTGACCGCATAGAAGGGCTCTGCCCAGCAATTGCGATTGAGCAAAAAACAGTTGGCGCCAACCCGCGATCAACCGTTGGTACCATTACCGAAATAGCCGATTATCTCCGCTTGCTTTTTGCTCGTATTGGCATTCCACATTGCCCCACATGCTCAACAGAAATTAAGCCAGAATCGCCAGATAATATTACCAATGGAGTTATCACCAAATTTGCAAAAAATGTGGTAACAGTAGCAGCTCCAGTGGCGGTTGAAAAAAAGGGCGAGTATCAGCAAGAATTATTATCTTTATTTGAACGTGGCTATTACCGTTTTGTTATCGATGGCGCATCATACAAATTCAACAGCGCAGATGAAATCAAGGCGATAAAATTAGCAAAAACCTACAAGCACAGCATCGATGTTTTAATCGATAGAATTGAGGTAAGCGAGAACGAACGTGCTCGTCTACAAGAAGCGGTTGAGAAATCGTTTAGCTTAGCAAATGGCATGTGCAAAATTATTGTAGGTGAAAAATCGCACCTCTATTCATCAAAGAGAATGTGCTTACATTGCTCAGAAGCATTTCCTGAAATTGAACCTCGTTTCTTTTCATTTAATTCACCAATAGGTGCTTGCAAAGAATGTAATGGGTTAGGAATTATCCATCTATGGCCGTGGAAAGAAGATGATCCAGATGCATGGAAATCCAAATACCCGGATTTCTTTGGTTCCTATGCGCAAGAGCAAACATGCCGTGCGTGTTTAGGGCGTAGATTAAATCCCTATGCTTTAGCAGTTAAAATTGGCGGAAAAAATATTATTGAGATTGGCGAGCTTTCTATTAAAGACGCAGTAAAGTTTTTCAATTCAATCTCTTTTGATGAAACAGAACGCATTATTGCTGAAGGTTTGATTAAAGAAATTCGTGCCCGTTTACAATTTTTAAATGATGTAGGGCTTTCGTATCTTTCTATAAATCGCTCAGCAAGAACTCTTTCTGGTGGAGAAGGGCAGCGAATTCGTTTGGCGACTCAGATTGGATCATCGCTTAGTGGTGTTCTTTATATTCTAGATGAACCAAGTATCGGATTGCATCAGCGCGATAATGATAGGCTAATTAATACTCTTAAGATGTTACGCGATCAAGGAAACACGGTTATCGTCGTGGAACACGATTTTGATACCATGCTTCAATCAGATTATTTGGTGGATATGGGGCCTGCTGCTGGAACCCTTGGTGGTAAAATCACGGCGGTTGGCACTCCAGAAGAAATTAAAAAAGATCCCCAATCGCTCACAGGGGCTTATTTATCGGGCGAGCGAGCGATACGAGTTCCTGCAAAACGTAGAACAGCCAATGGTTATTTAACGCTAAAACATGCAACGCGCAATAACTTAAAAGATATTAGTGTTTCATTGCCTCTGGGTGTAGTTTGCTGTGT
It encodes the following:
- the uvrA gene encoding excinuclease ABC subunit UvrA — encoded protein: MKQSDKKIEQKERKSTEWIIIRGAREHNLKNVDVEIPKNKLTVITGPSGSGKSSLALDVLYTEGKRRYMESLSSYARQFLGIAKKPEFDRIEGLCPAIAIEQKTVGANPRSTVGTITEIADYLRLLFARIGIPHCPTCSTEIKPESPDNITNGVITKFAKNVVTVAAPVAVEKKGEYQQELLSLFERGYYRFVIDGASYKFNSADEIKAIKLAKTYKHSIDVLIDRIEVSENERARLQEAVEKSFSLANGMCKIIVGEKSHLYSSKRMCLHCSEAFPEIEPRFFSFNSPIGACKECNGLGIIHLWPWKEDDPDAWKSKYPDFFGSYAQEQTCRACLGRRLNPYALAVKIGGKNIIEIGELSIKDAVKFFNSISFDETERIIAEGLIKEIRARLQFLNDVGLSYLSINRSARTLSGGEGQRIRLATQIGSSLSGVLYILDEPSIGLHQRDNDRLINTLKMLRDQGNTVIVVEHDFDTMLQSDYLVDMGPAAGTLGGKITAVGTPEEIKKDPQSLTGAYLSGERAIRVPAKRRTANGYLTLKHATRNNLKDISVSLPLGVVCCVSGVSGSGKSTLILDELVNALQRELSSGKKGVGKSEGTTDLEGVEHIESLVVIDQSPIGRTPRSNPATYLGIFDEIRKLFANLPESMARGYKVGRFSFNVQEGRCFECKGDGTITVSMQFLADVVMTCKSCKGQRFNAETLAITYKGKNIAQVLDMTALEAEQFFAAHKNFAKRLSLMCQVGLDYVKLGQPSTTLSGGEAQRIKLVDELAKRGTKTLYILDEPTTGLHTNDIEKLLEVLNRLVDKGNSMIIIEHNLDVLKTADYLIDLGPEGGDEGGTIVAQGTPEAVAKSNKSHTGRYLKPLLKST